One window of Inquilinus sp. Marseille-Q2685 genomic DNA carries:
- a CDS encoding MFS transporter: MTSSVQSLPRSSASPSIAGTMPAGTVAAEDVVAYIEHGTAAFHRTNLALFAAGFATFALLYCVQPLMPVFAETYGIGAAESSLSLSLTTGTLAFAMLVASALSEAWGRKPVMVASLFASAVLTVLAALMPSWHGLLLLRALMGLTLSGLPAVAMAYVSEEMHPRSVGLAMGLFIGGSALGGLGGRLIAGVLTDLASWRLGLGVVGLTGLVCAVLFWRSLPPSAHFTPRPLRPQALLAAFADHLRDPGLRWLFLEGFLLMGAFVTLYNYTGFRLLAPPFGLSQTAVAAIFVVYLVGIGASIWVGHLAGVLGRRKVFWAPIALMLAGIALTRGDDLWAIVAGVAVLTFGFFGAHSVASSWVGRRALHARAQASSLYLFFYYLGSSVAGSLGGIAWAGWGWPGVTLMIGALALAALLIALRLVVLPPRQA, from the coding sequence GTGACCTCATCGGTCCAGTCGCTGCCGCGCTCCTCCGCGTCCCCTTCGATCGCCGGCACCATGCCGGCCGGCACGGTCGCGGCCGAGGATGTCGTCGCCTATATCGAGCACGGCACCGCCGCGTTCCACCGCACCAACCTGGCGCTGTTCGCCGCCGGCTTCGCCACCTTCGCCCTGCTCTACTGCGTGCAGCCGCTGATGCCGGTCTTCGCCGAGACCTACGGCATCGGCGCGGCCGAGAGCAGCCTGTCGCTGTCGCTGACCACCGGCACGCTGGCCTTCGCCATGCTGGTGGCCAGCGCCCTGTCCGAGGCCTGGGGCCGCAAGCCGGTGATGGTGGCCTCGCTGTTCGCCTCGGCCGTGCTGACGGTGCTGGCCGCGCTGATGCCGTCCTGGCACGGCCTGCTGCTGCTGCGGGCGCTGATGGGGCTGACGCTCAGCGGCCTGCCGGCGGTCGCCATGGCCTATGTGAGCGAGGAGATGCATCCGCGCTCGGTCGGGCTGGCGATGGGGCTGTTCATCGGCGGCAGCGCCCTGGGCGGGCTCGGCGGGCGCCTGATCGCCGGCGTGCTGACCGACCTCGCCTCCTGGCGACTCGGGCTCGGCGTGGTCGGGCTGACCGGCCTGGTCTGCGCCGTGCTGTTCTGGCGCAGCCTGCCGCCCTCGGCGCATTTCACCCCCCGGCCGCTGCGGCCGCAGGCCCTGCTCGCCGCCTTCGCCGACCATCTGCGCGACCCGGGGCTGCGCTGGCTGTTCCTGGAAGGCTTCCTGCTGATGGGCGCCTTCGTCACCCTCTACAACTACACCGGCTTCCGCTTGCTCGCGCCGCCCTTCGGGCTCAGCCAGACCGCGGTCGCGGCGATCTTCGTGGTCTATCTGGTCGGCATCGGCGCCTCGATCTGGGTCGGCCATCTCGCCGGCGTGCTCGGCCGCCGCAAGGTGTTCTGGGCCCCGATCGCGCTGATGCTGGCCGGCATCGCCCTGACCCGCGGCGATGATCTCTGGGCGATCGTCGCCGGCGTCGCGGTGCTGACCTTCGGCTTCTTCGGCGCCCATTCGGTGGCCAGCAGCTGGGTCGGGCGCCGGGCGCTGCACGCCCGCGCCCAGGCCTCCTCGCTCTATCTGTTCTTCTATTATCTCGGTTCCAGCGTCGCCGGCTCGCTCGGCGGCATCGCCTGGGCCGGCTGGGGCTGGCCCGGCGTCACCCTGATGATCGGCGCCCTGGCCCTGGCGGCGCTGCTGATCGCCCTGCGCCTGGTCGTCCTGCCGCCGCGTCAGGCCTGA
- a CDS encoding TetR/AcrR family transcriptional regulator: protein MREPRRQRGRDRVAALLQAGAAVFAEKGYEATTMTEVAARARASIGSLYQFFPSKEALADALLAGYGEQVLAGLQAIETRAAQLAIPALADALIDLLLGLKEERAAALALIEARRDAVAQPLRLRDALREGVARILALRAPGLPPDRAMATAIVVLLQMKAAAALGTEPGLKARAAALTELRRMTRLYLAEALGQA, encoded by the coding sequence ATGCGCGAGCCCAGGCGCCAGCGCGGCCGCGACCGTGTCGCCGCGCTGCTGCAGGCAGGCGCGGCCGTGTTCGCCGAGAAGGGCTACGAGGCGACGACGATGACCGAGGTCGCGGCCCGGGCCCGCGCGTCGATCGGGTCGCTCTACCAGTTCTTCCCGAGCAAGGAGGCGCTGGCCGATGCATTGCTCGCCGGCTATGGCGAGCAGGTGCTGGCGGGGCTGCAGGCGATCGAGACACGGGCGGCGCAGCTTGCCATCCCGGCCCTGGCGGATGCGCTGATCGATCTGCTGCTCGGGCTGAAGGAGGAGCGCGCGGCGGCGCTGGCGCTGATCGAGGCGCGACGGGACGCCGTCGCACAGCCCTTGCGGCTGCGCGATGCCTTGCGCGAGGGCGTGGCCAGGATCCTGGCCCTGCGTGCGCCCGGGCTGCCGCCGGACCGCGCCATGGCCACGGCGATCGTCGTGCTGCTGCAGATGAAGGCGGCGGCGGCGCTCGGCACCGAACCGGGATTGAAGGCGCGCGCCGCCGCCCTGACCGAGCTGAGGCGGATGACCCGGCTCTACCTCGCCGAAGCGCTCGGTCAGGCCTGA
- a CDS encoding hydrolase — protein sequence MPTLDPRSTALVLIDLQAGILAMPLAPRSGAEVLATAKTLAGRFRTAGALVVPVRVGWAADYADAPRQPVDRPMPRPPGGLPAGWSDLVEGVAEPGDIVVTKRQWGVFTGTELDLQLRRRGVTTIVLAGIATNFGVESTARSAWELNYAVVFAEDAMTSLSAEMHGFAIESILPRIGIVSQAADIALGRS from the coding sequence ATGCCCACCCTCGACCCGCGCAGCACCGCTTTGGTCCTGATCGATCTGCAGGCCGGAATCCTGGCCATGCCGCTGGCGCCCCGCAGCGGGGCGGAGGTCCTCGCCACGGCGAAGACGCTGGCCGGCCGCTTCCGCACCGCCGGCGCCCTGGTGGTGCCGGTCCGTGTCGGCTGGGCCGCCGATTACGCCGATGCGCCGCGGCAGCCGGTCGACCGGCCGATGCCCCGCCCGCCAGGCGGCCTGCCGGCAGGCTGGAGCGACCTCGTCGAGGGCGTGGCCGAGCCGGGCGACATCGTCGTCACCAAGCGGCAATGGGGCGTCTTCACCGGCACCGAGCTCGACCTGCAGCTGCGCCGGCGCGGCGTCACGACCATCGTGCTGGCCGGCATCGCCACCAATTTCGGCGTCGAATCCACCGCCCGCAGCGCCTGGGAGCTGAACTACGCCGTCGTCTTCGCCGAGGATGCGATGACCAGCCTGTCGGCGGAGATGCACGGCTTCGCGATCGAGTCTATCCTGCCGCGCATCGGAATTGTCTCCCAGGCCGCGGACATCGCGCTCGGCCGGTCCTGA
- a CDS encoding AbrB family transcriptional regulator, whose translation MTVNGPALPALARLPRAGQWAVLLAVSAALAALLEVAALPAALLLGPMAAGILVGVGGGTIRVPRQPYLGAQAIIGCLIAGAITPTILVSFLRDWPLFLVIVLSTLAASSVLGWMMSRWQVLPGTTGVWGSSPGAATAMVLMAEAFGADARLVAFMQYLRVVCVATAASLIARFWVDTGDAGPAAIDWFPPIDAGPFAATLALAALGAVLGRRLRIPAGSMLLPLVVGSVLHALGLIEIELPEWLLALAYALIGWNIGLGFTRSVLVHAARALPQILLSIAALIAFCSGLAYVLVRTLGVDPLTAYLATSPGGMDSIAIIAASSDVDLPFVMALQTVRFFLVVLLGPAVARFIARRSPHAAS comes from the coding sequence GTGACCGTGAACGGCCCGGCCCTGCCGGCCCTGGCCAGGCTTCCGCGTGCCGGGCAATGGGCGGTGCTGCTGGCCGTCTCGGCCGCACTCGCGGCGTTGCTGGAGGTCGCCGCCCTGCCCGCGGCGCTGCTGCTGGGCCCGATGGCGGCCGGCATCCTGGTCGGCGTCGGCGGCGGCACCATCCGGGTGCCGCGCCAACCCTATCTCGGCGCCCAGGCGATCATCGGCTGCCTGATCGCCGGGGCGATCACGCCGACGATCCTGGTGTCGTTCCTGCGGGACTGGCCCCTGTTCCTGGTGATCGTGCTGTCGACGCTGGCCGCCAGCAGCGTGCTGGGCTGGATGATGAGCCGCTGGCAGGTGCTGCCCGGCACTACCGGCGTCTGGGGCTCCTCCCCCGGTGCCGCCACCGCCATGGTGCTGATGGCCGAGGCCTTCGGCGCCGACGCCCGGCTGGTCGCCTTCATGCAGTATCTACGCGTCGTCTGCGTCGCCACCGCCGCCTCGCTGATCGCGCGCTTCTGGGTGGACACGGGCGATGCCGGCCCGGCGGCGATCGACTGGTTCCCGCCGATCGATGCCGGCCCTTTCGCGGCGACGCTGGCTTTGGCCGCGCTGGGCGCCGTGCTCGGGCGGCGGCTGCGCATCCCCGCCGGCTCGATGCTGCTGCCGCTGGTGGTCGGGTCGGTGCTGCACGCGCTCGGCCTGATCGAGATCGAGCTGCCGGAATGGCTGCTCGCCCTCGCCTATGCGCTGATCGGCTGGAACATCGGCCTCGGCTTCACCCGGTCGGTGCTGGTGCATGCCGCCCGGGCGCTGCCGCAGATCCTGCTGTCGATCGCGGCGCTGATCGCCTTCTGCAGCGGCCTCGCCTATGTGCTGGTGCGGACGCTCGGCGTCGATCCGCTGACGGCCTATCTCGCGACCAGCCCCGGCGGCATGGATTCGATCGCCATCATCGCCGCGTCGAGCGACGTCGACCTGCCCTTCGTCATGGCGCTGCAGACCGTGCGCTTCTTTCTGGTGGTGCTGCTGGGCCCGGCGGTGGCGCGCTTCATTGCCCGGCGGTCCCCGCACGCCGCTTCGTAG